From a single Fulvivirga ulvae genomic region:
- the rfbF gene encoding glucose-1-phosphate cytidylyltransferase has protein sequence MKTVIFAGGLGSRISEESHLKPKPMIEIGGRPMLWHIMKIYQKYGFNEFIVCLGYKGYIIKEYFMNYFLHNSDVTINLANQEMEIHKSPKEDIKVTLVETGLDTQTAGRLKLVQQYIGQNEDFMLTYGDGVTDLNINELVEYHKNHGKLATVTAVQPPGRFGAIATQEDGSVSKFIEKPTEGAEWINGGFFVLSSKIFNYLEGDMKNVPWEQEPMKGLQKDNQLVAFKHRGFWKCMDTLRDKNELEKLWISQKPWKVWS, from the coding sequence ATGAAAACAGTCATTTTCGCAGGTGGGTTGGGGTCAAGAATTTCAGAGGAATCACATTTGAAGCCCAAGCCAATGATAGAGATAGGGGGAAGACCAATGCTATGGCATATTATGAAAATCTATCAAAAGTATGGTTTCAATGAGTTTATCGTTTGCTTAGGATATAAAGGGTATATAATAAAGGAATACTTTATGAATTATTTCCTTCATAACTCAGATGTTACTATAAACCTGGCAAACCAGGAGATGGAAATTCATAAGAGTCCTAAAGAAGATATAAAAGTAACATTGGTTGAGACGGGCTTAGATACACAAACTGCAGGACGCCTAAAATTGGTTCAGCAATATATAGGGCAGAATGAAGATTTTATGCTTACCTATGGAGATGGAGTTACAGATCTGAATATAAATGAACTGGTTGAGTACCATAAAAATCATGGGAAACTAGCAACCGTAACTGCAGTTCAACCCCCAGGAAGGTTTGGGGCTATTGCCACTCAGGAGGATGGCAGTGTTAGTAAATTCATAGAAAAGCCGACGGAAGGTGCCGAATGGATAAATGGAGGTTTCTTTGTTTTAAGTTCCAAAATATTTAATTACCTAGAGGGCGATATGAAAAATGTTCCTTGGGAGCAGGAACCTATGAAAGGATTACAAAAGGATAATCAATTGGTAGCCTTTAAACACAGAGGGTTTTGGAAGTGCATGGATACATTGAGGGATAAGAACGAACTGGAAAAATTATGGATAAGCCAAAAGCCTTGGAAAGTATGGAGTTAA
- a CDS encoding lipopolysaccharide biosynthesis protein — protein sequence MWNSVFWYLSGKLFTQGFGLVVSVILARLILPDEFGIIAMVLVIIAMSQVFLDFGFGAGLIQKENVDEDTYSSVFWFNIFMASVLTVILFILSPFVSEFYGQSRLTLITKALSSLFFVGSLGLMQSVILTKAMNFKVQSIATTIATVLSGIIAIVLALRGLEVWALVFQQILLKVFNVIILWLLVPWKPKWCFKISHLNEIWSFSSYKFTTQILQSILSKLDSIIIGKLFVPSVLGFYSRSRNLADLIKSYTSESFSKVYFPYVSNNQGDIAKLKETYYLGFKIVAIVSIGLSALFYSIADELIVILFSDIWLKSAYYFSFMIIADSFTKPLGQMNLTMLVGLGHANVELKLLLMKRTIWVLALITLWYLGIEVFLYAIIIHSFIAYLIDSYFVSKYLPISLTFVYFFLIKCLAIAVVSILLSQWIDFEASIILNAVLKSAIVLTCFLIGMYFVSRESIYLIYNKIIKYKAS from the coding sequence ATGTGGAATAGTGTTTTTTGGTACTTGAGCGGCAAATTATTCACGCAGGGCTTTGGCTTGGTGGTCTCTGTTATACTTGCTCGATTAATACTCCCCGACGAATTTGGCATTATAGCCATGGTGCTGGTCATCATAGCTATGTCTCAAGTTTTTTTAGATTTTGGCTTTGGTGCAGGTCTGATACAGAAGGAGAATGTCGATGAAGATACGTACAGTTCTGTGTTTTGGTTCAATATATTCATGGCATCTGTATTGACCGTTATATTGTTTATCCTATCGCCATTTGTTAGCGAGTTTTATGGGCAGTCCAGATTGACATTAATAACAAAAGCCTTGTCCTCACTTTTTTTTGTTGGAAGCCTTGGATTGATGCAGTCGGTGATACTGACCAAAGCTATGAATTTTAAGGTTCAGTCAATTGCCACAACAATTGCAACAGTGTTATCAGGGATAATTGCTATAGTTCTTGCCCTGAGAGGTTTAGAAGTATGGGCTTTGGTATTTCAGCAAATACTTCTTAAAGTATTTAATGTGATCATCCTCTGGTTGCTTGTGCCATGGAAACCAAAATGGTGCTTTAAGATCTCTCATTTGAATGAGATATGGTCTTTTAGCTCTTATAAGTTTACAACTCAAATATTACAAAGTATACTTAGTAAACTTGATTCTATTATCATTGGAAAATTATTTGTTCCATCCGTATTGGGGTTTTATAGTAGATCAAGAAACCTTGCGGATCTTATTAAATCATACACTTCCGAATCGTTCAGTAAGGTGTATTTCCCATATGTAAGTAATAATCAGGGAGACATTGCCAAATTAAAAGAAACATACTACCTAGGGTTTAAAATAGTAGCAATTGTATCAATTGGTCTGAGTGCATTGTTTTACTCAATTGCTGATGAGTTGATCGTTATTTTATTCTCTGATATTTGGCTGAAAAGTGCGTATTATTTTTCGTTTATGATTATTGCCGACAGTTTTACTAAGCCATTAGGTCAGATGAATTTGACTATGCTGGTCGGTCTTGGACATGCAAATGTTGAACTCAAGTTGCTTCTTATGAAAAGAACCATATGGGTATTAGCATTAATAACTCTTTGGTATTTAGGGATTGAGGTGTTTTTGTATGCCATAATCATACATTCTTTTATTGCTTATTTAATAGATTCATACTTTGTGTCGAAGTATTTGCCAATTAGTCTTACCTTTGTTTACTTTTTTCTTATAAAGTGTTTGGCAATAGCTGTAGTCAGCATTCTGCTTTCGCAATGGATTGATTTTGAGGCATCTATTATATTGAATGCTGTACTGAAATCCGCAATTGTTTTGACTTGTTTTTTAATTGGGATGTATTTTGTCTCTCGTGAATCCATATACCTTATATATAACAAAATCATTAAATATAAAGCGTCTTGA
- a CDS encoding tetratricopeptide repeat protein, with product MKRIVIILICSLGFTIAFAQSNDAADDNKPIILISDMQLQIDVNQAMNDLYNFKFNKAEKQFRWLKQKYGWHPLPYFLLGLSEWWKIMPNVSNTEHDEKFLAYMDTVIYISERLHEMPRHEVEASFFLAAAYGFKGRLYSSEERKNWTKSAFAGKNALKYMQESQGMHDLSPELLFGDALYNYFSVWVPENYPLLKPVLAFFPKGDKELGIKQLQEVSYNAFYTRTEAMVFLMRIMGSYENNKSRALQIGEYLHQTYPDNPYFHRYYARLLYTSGKFSATKPVAEAILTRIDNGMIGYEATSGRYAAFFLGQIHESRKEYQEAKKYYLKAKEFSELINATDTGYYLYSLLSLGEIYQQEGNEKEAKKYLKLVKKHAKRSDDVHEKARDRLREF from the coding sequence ATGAAGAGGATTGTAATCATACTGATTTGTTCATTGGGCTTTACTATAGCATTTGCTCAAAGCAACGATGCTGCCGATGATAATAAGCCAATTATTCTTATATCGGATATGCAATTGCAGATTGATGTCAATCAGGCAATGAACGATCTGTATAACTTTAAGTTTAACAAAGCAGAGAAGCAGTTCAGGTGGCTAAAACAAAAATACGGCTGGCATCCCCTGCCATACTTTCTACTGGGTTTGAGTGAATGGTGGAAGATCATGCCAAATGTAAGCAACACGGAGCATGACGAAAAATTTTTGGCCTATATGGATACAGTGATTTATATATCAGAAAGACTCCATGAGATGCCGCGTCATGAAGTTGAAGCCTCATTCTTTTTGGCTGCGGCATATGGATTTAAGGGGAGGCTTTATTCCAGTGAAGAGCGGAAGAATTGGACCAAATCTGCTTTTGCAGGGAAAAATGCACTCAAATATATGCAGGAAAGCCAGGGGATGCACGATCTAAGTCCTGAGTTGTTATTCGGGGATGCATTATACAACTACTTTTCTGTTTGGGTGCCGGAGAATTATCCTTTGCTTAAGCCAGTTCTGGCATTTTTTCCCAAAGGAGATAAGGAGCTTGGTATAAAGCAACTGCAGGAAGTTTCCTATAATGCCTTTTATACCAGAACCGAAGCTATGGTATTCCTGATGCGAATAATGGGTAGCTATGAAAATAATAAAAGCAGGGCACTACAAATAGGAGAGTATCTCCATCAAACCTATCCGGATAATCCCTATTTTCATAGGTATTATGCGCGTTTGCTATATACCTCAGGCAAGTTTAGTGCCACCAAGCCTGTTGCAGAGGCTATACTCACCAGAATTGATAATGGTATGATTGGCTATGAAGCGACGAGTGGCCGATATGCTGCCTTCTTCTTGGGGCAGATTCATGAAAGTAGAAAAGAGTACCAGGAAGCCAAGAAGTACTATTTAAAAGCCAAGGAGTTTTCAGAGCTGATTAACGCCACTGACACCGGCTATTATCTCTACTCACTGCTATCCTTGGGAGAAATCTACCAGCAGGAAGGAAATGAAAAAGAAGCCAAAAAATACCTGAAACTGGTTAAAAAACATGCCAAGCGCAGCGATGATGTACATGAAAAAGCCAGGGATCGGCTGCGGGAGTTTTAA